Proteins encoded by one window of Microplitis mediator isolate UGA2020A chromosome 1, iyMicMedi2.1, whole genome shotgun sequence:
- the LOC130664368 gene encoding probable cyclin-dependent serine/threonine-protein kinase DDB_G0292550, with the protein NNNNNNNNNNNNNNNNNNNNNNNNNNNNNNNNNNNNNNNNNNNNNNNNNNNNNNNNNNNNNNNNNNNNNNNNNNNNNNNNNNNNNNNNNNNNNNNNNNNNNNNNNNNNNNNNNNNNNNNNNNNNNNNNNNNNNNNNNNNNNNNNNNNNNNNNNNNNNNNNNNNNNNNNNNNNNNNNNNNNNNNNNNNNNNNNNNNNNNNNNNNNNNNNNNNNNNNNNNNNNNNNNNNNNNNNNNNNNNNNNNNNNNNNNNNNNNNNNNNNNNNNNNNNNNNNNNNNNNNNNNNNNNNNNNNNNNNNNNNNNNNNNNNNNNNNNNNNNNNNNNNNNNNNNNNNNNNNNNNNNNNNNNNNNNNNNNNNNNNNNNNNNNNNNNNNNNNNNNNNNNNNNNNNNNNNNNNNNNNNNNNNNNNNNNNNNNNNNNNNNNNNNNNNNNNNNNNNNNNNNNNNNNNNNNNNNNNNNNNNNNNNNNNNNNNNNNNNNNNNNNNNNNNNNNNNNNNNNNNNNNNNNNNNNNNNNNNNNNNNNNNNNNNNNNNNNNNNNNNNNNNNNNNNNNNNNNNNNNNNNNNNNNNNNNNNNNNNNNNNNNNNNNNNNNNNNNNNNNNNNNNNNNNNNNNNNNNNNNNNNNNNNNNNNNNNNNNNNNNNNNNNNNNNNNNNNNNNNNNNNNNNNNNNNNNNNNNNNNNNNNNNNNNNNNNNNNNNNNNNNNNNNNNNNNNNNNNNNNNNNNNNNNNNNNNNNNNNNNNNNNNNNNNNNNNNNNNNNNNNNNNNNNNNNNNNNNNNNNNNNNNNNNNNNNNNNNNNNNNNNNNNNN; encoded by the exons aataataataataataataataataataataataataataataataataataataataataataataataataataataataataataataataataataataataataataataataataataataataataataataataataataataataataataataataataataataataataataataataataataataataataataataataataataataataataataataataataataataataataataataataataataataataataataataataataataataataataataat aataataataataataataataataataataataataataataataataataataataataataataataataataataataataataataataataataataataataataataataataataataataataataataataataataataataataataataataataataataataataataataataataataataataataataataataataataataataataataataataataataataataataataataataataataataataataataataataataataataataataataataataataataataataataataataataataataataataataataataataataataataataataataataataataataataataataataataataataataataataataataataataataataataataataataataataataataataataataataataataataataataataataataataataataataataataataataataataataataataataataataataataataataataataataataataataataataataataataataataataataataataataataataataataataataataataataataataataataataataataataataataataataataataataataataataataataataataataataataataataataataataataataataataataataataataataataataataataataataataataataataataataataataataataataataataataataataataataataataataataataataataataataataataataataataataataataataataataataataataataataataataataataataataataataataataataataataataataataataataataataataataataataataataataataataataataataataataataataataataataataataataataataataataataataataataataataataataataataataataataataataataataataataataataataataataataataataataataataataataataataataataataataataataataataataataataataataataataataataataataataataataataataataataataataataataataataataataataataataataataataataataataataataataataataataataataataataataataataataataataataataataataataataataataataataataataataataataataataataataataataataataataataataataataataataataataataataataataataataataataataat aataataataataataataataataataataataataataataataataataataataataataataataataataataataataataataataataataataataataataataataataataataataataataataataataataataataataataataataataataataataataataataataataataataataataataataataataataataataataataataataataataataataataataataataataataataataataataataataataataataataataataataataataataataataataataataataataataataataataataataataataataataataataataataataataataataataataataataataataataataataataataataataataataataataataataataataataataataataataataataataataataataataataataataataataataataataataataataataataataataataataataataataataataataataataataataataataataataataataataataataataataataataataataataataataataataataataataataataataataataataataataataat